A region from the Aquimarina sp. ERC-38 genome encodes:
- a CDS encoding arsenate reductase family protein, with amino-acid sequence MGVLAVDANQITLIYNSNTYLGKNARGYVDTALRDIRLIDTAETKLTGTEWVEIAHNLNIKLEDIINKEHPDFTSKYDKNISLDANDWIKVLDHSPEVVHGGILIVGHDFIKLENGSDVARYLKFDSAGIDRNPEKPHLE; translated from the coding sequence ATGGGTGTACTAGCTGTAGATGCAAATCAAATTACTTTAATTTATAACTCTAATACGTATCTAGGTAAAAATGCCCGAGGCTATGTAGATACGGCTTTACGAGATATCAGGCTAATTGATACGGCAGAAACTAAATTAACGGGGACTGAGTGGGTTGAAATAGCACATAATCTAAACATTAAATTAGAAGATATTATTAATAAAGAACACCCGGATTTTACTTCAAAATATGATAAAAACATCTCCCTGGATGCCAATGACTGGATTAAAGTTTTAGACCACTCTCCAGAAGTAGTGCATGGTGGTATCCTGATTGTAGGTCATGACTTTATTAAGTTAGAAAATGGTTCTGATGTTGCCAGGTATTTAAAATTTGATAGTGCTGGAATTGACCGTAATCCTGAGAAGCCACATCTGGAATAG
- a CDS encoding DUF1328 domain-containing protein codes for MLRWTVIFVILAIVAAVFGFGGIAAGAASIAKVLFFIFLVLFVLSLIFGKKLRA; via the coding sequence ATGTTACGTTGGACTGTTATATTTGTAATTCTTGCGATTGTTGCCGCTGTGTTCGGTTTTGGAGGAATAGCTGCTGGTGCTGCTAGTATTGCAAAAGTTTTATTCTTTATCTTCTTAGTACTTTTCGTATTATCCTTGATATTCGGTAAAAAATTAAGAGCCTAA
- a CDS encoding AraC family transcriptional regulator, which produces MRTIEIHSVDGAEILEQLNQHLHGNLKEQWGEYVLEFKNDWGSGTIRSIAFDWGISLVDYDVNFKEELKLIFQIGEINPIEFVFISEGNLKYYYKTTDQPYELERYQNIIISPEKQEKEVYIFPKSVDVKVNFIYIIRNEYFKKKNNNLSFLSESLYSTFQDDSSGKPYKHQGNFNLKIADQIRQLQENYDTGIVRTLTIEGQLNLILAMQMLEQSNFESGQSLPDSLSKTDIRKINQLAGYIIDNISEPLTISTLSMESGLSSKKLQAGFRTLYSKSVNEYIRQLKLEVSRDLIRNTDDSISEIVYKIGFKSRSYFSKIFSERYGILPTEYRKKIKVK; this is translated from the coding sequence ATGCGTACAATAGAGATTCATAGTGTAGATGGAGCTGAAATTTTAGAACAGTTAAATCAACATCTGCATGGAAATCTAAAAGAACAATGGGGAGAGTATGTATTGGAGTTCAAAAATGACTGGGGATCCGGTACTATCCGTAGTATAGCTTTTGACTGGGGGATTTCGCTGGTGGATTATGATGTTAATTTTAAGGAAGAATTAAAATTAATATTTCAAATCGGAGAAATTAATCCTATTGAGTTCGTTTTTATATCTGAAGGAAATTTAAAATACTATTATAAGACAACCGATCAACCCTATGAGTTGGAACGTTATCAAAATATTATCATCTCACCGGAAAAACAGGAGAAGGAAGTTTATATTTTTCCAAAAAGTGTAGATGTAAAAGTTAATTTTATTTATATCATCCGGAATGAATACTTTAAAAAGAAAAATAACAACCTTTCGTTTTTAAGTGAAAGCCTTTACAGTACTTTTCAAGATGATTCTAGTGGTAAGCCCTATAAACACCAAGGTAATTTTAACTTAAAAATTGCAGATCAAATTCGGCAATTACAAGAAAATTATGATACGGGTATTGTCCGCACCCTAACTATTGAAGGACAACTTAATCTGATCCTGGCTATGCAAATGCTGGAACAAAGTAATTTTGAGAGCGGACAATCGTTACCGGATTCTTTGTCTAAAACGGATATTAGAAAAATTAATCAATTGGCAGGTTATATTATTGATAATATCTCAGAACCTTTAACGATCTCTACGCTAAGTATGGAATCCGGATTAAGTTCCAAAAAGTTACAGGCAGGATTTAGAACTTTATATTCAAAATCCGTTAATGAGTATATCCGGCAATTAAAACTGGAAGTTTCCCGGGATTTAATACGAAATACGGATGATTCTATTTCTGAAATCGTCTATAAAATAGGATTTAAGAGCAGAAGTTATTTTTCAAAGATTTTCTCAGAGCGATATGGTATTTTACCTACGGAATACAGAAAGAAAATTAAAGTTAAGTAA
- a CDS encoding SOS response-associated peptidase: MYNKLSNTAEREVIEGELKIAFKFPNLYQPEVIIEGSDESILVVVTSDEPKVINYAIWGLLPANYKEEWSNFQSVFNSLTVDRDEVVSSALYKDSFYHRRCIVVITGFLISHLHDGIIHPYLVYHKEEKPFCVAGVYTTLEDGFITCSLVMKDSSHVVSKIQNLNKTMPIILNKSQQKKWLDKNTASRELLDLMDTGSDIKNFKAHPIAKEFIKNNISFESILEPVYYKGIPGDPMR; this comes from the coding sequence ATGTATAATAAGTTATCAAATACAGCTGAGCGAGAGGTTATAGAGGGGGAGTTGAAGATAGCTTTTAAATTCCCAAATCTCTATCAACCCGAGGTGATCATAGAAGGTTCTGATGAGTCTATATTGGTGGTGGTAACTTCAGACGAACCTAAAGTTATTAATTATGCAATCTGGGGCTTATTACCGGCTAATTATAAAGAAGAATGGTCAAATTTTCAATCGGTTTTTAACTCCCTTACCGTCGATCGGGATGAAGTAGTGAGTTCTGCATTGTATAAAGATTCTTTCTATCATCGTAGATGTATTGTAGTAATTACCGGATTTTTAATCTCTCATTTACATGATGGGATTATTCACCCGTATTTAGTTTATCATAAAGAAGAAAAACCTTTTTGCGTAGCTGGAGTATATACTACCTTAGAAGATGGGTTTATCACCTGTTCCCTTGTCATGAAAGACTCATCACATGTAGTTAGTAAAATCCAGAATCTTAATAAAACGATGCCGATAATTTTAAATAAAAGTCAACAAAAAAAATGGCTGGATAAAAACACTGCTTCCCGGGAGTTGTTAGATCTTATGGATACCGGTTCGGATATAAAAAACTTTAAAGCGCATCCCATCGCAAAAGAGTTTATTAAAAATAATATCTCTTTTGAGTCCATACTAGAACCGGTTTATTATAAAGGTATCCCAGGAGATCCAATGCGTTAA
- a CDS encoding helix-turn-helix transcriptional regulator, whose translation MDTTITHINSVPKRLTNLNKIIPGEIKQVGEHYILYLDPSIGTGEIRYINLRSGLKTFDFNFTLKSNIEIPFNFIEGQTLQFMFCMEGSFTHKFEDHDQAVRIDQYQTAVSHCDKGLPSRIFVQKDQNFVLNVIFVDKSEYFIKFDEDVNHFDQRIQELLKGIGEKHKYFHAGTFSLKIAEQFKLLIQVEHSNEIAEILSQKGRYYLILAQHIEKFCAEIDENENTSGLLKTELKKITEVCEDIKAQPELQHSIKSLCLTSGLSPAKLQEGFKFMFDRTVSDFVRNIRLEKAEDLIRNTDLTISEVVYSVGLTSRSYFCKIFKKKYNYSPKEYKLKVQRAMLLRSLEEKKAADL comes from the coding sequence ATGGATACTACTATCACACATATCAACTCGGTTCCAAAAAGGTTAACCAATCTTAATAAAATTATTCCGGGTGAAATTAAACAGGTAGGCGAACACTATATTTTATACCTCGATCCGTCTATCGGCACCGGGGAAATTCGTTATATAAATTTACGTTCGGGATTAAAAACTTTTGATTTTAATTTTACATTAAAATCAAACATAGAAATACCGTTTAATTTTATAGAAGGGCAAACGCTTCAATTCATGTTTTGCATGGAGGGTTCTTTTACTCATAAATTTGAAGACCATGATCAGGCTGTTCGTATTGATCAGTATCAAACTGCGGTTTCTCATTGTGATAAAGGTTTACCTAGTCGGATTTTTGTACAAAAAGATCAAAATTTTGTACTCAACGTTATTTTTGTAGACAAAAGTGAATATTTCATCAAATTTGATGAAGATGTAAATCATTTTGACCAAAGAATACAGGAATTATTAAAAGGCATCGGAGAAAAGCATAAATATTTTCATGCGGGAACTTTTAGTTTAAAGATAGCGGAACAGTTTAAGTTATTAATTCAGGTAGAACATTCTAATGAAATTGCCGAAATTCTTTCTCAAAAAGGAAGGTATTATCTAATACTAGCACAACATATCGAAAAATTCTGTGCAGAGATTGATGAGAATGAAAATACCAGCGGTTTGTTAAAAACAGAACTTAAAAAGATTACGGAGGTTTGTGAAGACATCAAAGCACAACCTGAATTACAACATTCCATAAAATCACTTTGCCTAACCTCGGGCTTATCACCTGCCAAGCTACAGGAAGGATTTAAATTTATGTTTGATCGGACCGTATCTGATTTTGTTAGAAACATCCGCCTGGAAAAAGCAGAAGACCTTATCCGAAATACGGATTTAACCATATCTGAAGTAGTATATTCAGTGGGTCTTACCAGTCGTAGTTACTTTTGTAAAATATTTAAAAAGAAATACAACTACAGTCCTAAAGAATATAAATTAAAAGTACAAAGAGCAATGTTGCTACGATCTTTAGAAGAAAAAAAGGCTGCTGATTTATAA
- a CDS encoding ferritin-like domain-containing protein, which yields METYTEEVGSKLNELLEKTYDAEKGFKNAAENIDNSSLKGYFERKAKERYDFGHQLKSEIRNMGQEVDKGGSVTGSVHRAWMDVKALFSGDNEESMLEESIRGEKAAIEEYQNILNETTLPGSTRTILMNQKSQIESGLNKIKRLEDVH from the coding sequence ATGGAAACGTATACGGAAGAAGTAGGATCAAAGTTAAATGAACTTTTAGAAAAGACCTATGATGCTGAAAAAGGTTTTAAAAATGCAGCAGAAAATATTGATAATTCATCCTTAAAGGGATATTTTGAAAGAAAAGCAAAAGAACGCTATGATTTCGGACATCAATTAAAGTCCGAAATAAGAAATATGGGACAGGAAGTAGACAAAGGTGGAAGTGTAACCGGAAGTGTACATAGAGCCTGGATGGATGTAAAAGCTTTATTTAGCGGAGACAATGAAGAATCTATGCTGGAAGAATCCATCAGAGGGGAGAAAGCAGCTATTGAAGAATATCAAAATATATTGAATGAGACTACACTGCCAGGGAGTACCAGAACAATCCTAATGAATCAGAAAAGTCAAATTGAAAGCGGACTTAATAAAATTAAAAGATTAGAAGATGTGCACTAG
- a CDS encoding DUF2945 domain-containing protein, producing MIKEGTKVKWNWGNGTAEGKVQKTYTKKVTKSIDGNDVTRNGEEGDKALYIKQEDGDYVLKSESEVERADN from the coding sequence ATGATCAAGGAAGGAACAAAGGTAAAATGGAACTGGGGGAATGGTACAGCCGAAGGTAAAGTACAAAAAACATATACAAAGAAGGTCACAAAATCTATAGATGGCAATGATGTAACCCGAAACGGAGAAGAAGGAGATAAAGCTTTATATATTAAGCAAGAAGATGGAGACTATGTTTTAAAAAGTGAAAGTGAAGTAGAACGAGCAGATAATTAA
- a CDS encoding YqaE/Pmp3 family membrane protein: MAITTVVLNILLPPLAVFLKHGLSGTFLISLILTAIGWLPGVIHAFIVND; the protein is encoded by the coding sequence ATGGCAATTACTACAGTAGTATTAAATATTCTTTTACCACCCCTGGCGGTGTTTTTAAAACACGGGTTAAGCGGTACATTTTTAATCAGTTTAATTCTTACCGCAATAGGATGGCTTCCGGGCGTAATCCATGCGTTTATTGTGAACGATTGA
- a CDS encoding AI-2E family transporter has product MRSISPGVIRQVFILSLIFLIGWLIFREILPYLSGILGAITIYVLLRGWMVKLVQKGWNADLAAITLLLVSFIGILVPVVAIILMLGNKVGNVVQNFEEVARAVQKRLSTFEDKVHYDLSSSIDPGAIANWLSGNLQNFAGGTFNVFISVGIMYFLLYYMFTNRSQLRESLFEYIPINTDNLKIIGKESQKMVRSNALGIPTVAIVQGIVALIGFLIFGIKDPFFWFVIVTVGSMIPFVGTIIGILPVFILTHSSGEIFRAWGILIYGLVIVGSSDNIVRLYVLRKLDNVHPIITLIGVIVGVPLFGFIGLIFGPLLISLFLIVVQIYKSEYGKPAANGAEEL; this is encoded by the coding sequence ATGAGAAGCATTAGTCCGGGTGTGATCAGACAAGTCTTTATTCTATCCTTAATATTTTTAATCGGATGGTTAATTTTTCGTGAGATTTTACCCTATCTCTCTGGTATTCTGGGAGCAATTACCATATATGTATTGCTAAGGGGTTGGATGGTAAAGCTGGTACAGAAAGGTTGGAATGCAGACCTTGCCGCTATTACCTTATTATTAGTTTCTTTTATCGGAATACTAGTTCCGGTAGTAGCGATCATTCTAATGCTTGGAAACAAGGTGGGTAACGTAGTACAGAATTTCGAAGAGGTAGCACGTGCGGTACAAAAACGCCTTTCTACTTTTGAAGATAAAGTACATTACGATTTAAGTAGTTCTATAGATCCGGGTGCTATTGCCAACTGGCTTTCCGGTAACTTGCAAAACTTTGCGGGAGGTACATTCAATGTATTTATTTCTGTGGGAATCATGTATTTTTTACTGTATTACATGTTTACCAATCGCAGTCAGTTAAGGGAGTCGCTATTTGAATATATACCAATCAATACTGATAACTTAAAGATTATTGGTAAAGAAAGTCAAAAGATGGTACGTTCCAATGCATTAGGTATCCCTACGGTAGCTATTGTACAGGGGATTGTCGCTTTAATTGGCTTTCTGATCTTTGGGATAAAAGATCCGTTTTTCTGGTTTGTTATTGTAACCGTAGGTAGTATGATTCCTTTTGTGGGAACAATTATCGGAATTTTACCTGTATTTATTTTAACCCATTCATCTGGTGAAATTTTTAGAGCCTGGGGAATTTTAATTTACGGATTAGTAATTGTAGGATCTTCGGATAATATTGTACGTCTGTACGTATTACGTAAACTAGATAATGTACACCCTATTATCACCCTTATCGGAGTAATTGTCGGAGTACCTTTATTTGGTTTTATTGGATTAATTTTTGGTCCGCTTCTAATCAGTTTATTCTTGATTGTAGTACAGATTTACAAATCAGAATATGGCAAACCAGCAGCAAACGGCGCAGAAGAATTGTAG
- a CDS encoding DNA topoisomerase IB, translating into MNTSVINNPKFIKKLITHPEEVIDQLDLIYVNDDKLSILRKKKDDDFEYYFNGKKLSKSNDLDRIKSLVIPPAWTNVRIAALNNGHLQAVGRDLKNRKQYRYHPMWSKIRNQTKFFKMTAFGKKLPNIREQVDQDLQLPGFPKNKILALIIRLMEETHIRIGNEQYAKRNKTYGLSTLRTRHVTLMKNKMKFEFVGKKGKKHSISLKNKKLVKLVNKCEEIPGWELFQYYDEEGEKHSVESGMINEYIHDISGDLFTAKDFRTWAATVVFFNAVLELGITGNEKEAHKNALIGFDTAAKELGNTRNVCRKYYVHPHVVNSYMNGSIATYFDKHDQLTQTEPNFTVTETIILEMLSSYTPEFLK; encoded by the coding sequence ATGAATACATCGGTTATAAATAATCCAAAGTTTATAAAAAAATTGATTACCCATCCTGAAGAGGTAATTGATCAATTGGATTTGATTTATGTTAATGATGATAAGCTTTCGATTCTTCGGAAAAAGAAAGATGATGATTTTGAATACTACTTTAACGGAAAGAAGCTGTCTAAAAGTAATGACCTGGATCGTATTAAAAGTCTGGTGATTCCGCCTGCCTGGACTAACGTCCGAATTGCAGCTTTAAATAACGGACATTTACAAGCGGTAGGCCGGGATCTTAAAAACCGAAAACAATATCGGTACCACCCCATGTGGAGTAAGATTAGAAATCAAACCAAATTCTTTAAAATGACCGCTTTTGGTAAGAAGCTACCCAATATTAGAGAACAGGTTGATCAGGATCTGCAATTACCAGGTTTTCCTAAAAATAAAATTCTAGCATTAATTATCAGGTTAATGGAAGAAACTCATATCCGGATTGGAAATGAACAATACGCCAAAAGAAATAAAACCTACGGCCTGTCAACCTTACGTACCCGTCATGTTACCTTAATGAAGAACAAAATGAAGTTCGAATTTGTAGGTAAAAAAGGAAAGAAGCACTCTATTTCGTTAAAAAACAAGAAACTGGTAAAACTTGTCAATAAATGCGAAGAAATTCCCGGGTGGGAATTATTTCAATATTATGATGAAGAAGGAGAAAAGCATAGTGTGGAAAGCGGAATGATCAATGAGTATATTCATGATATTAGCGGTGATCTCTTTACCGCTAAAGATTTCAGGACCTGGGCGGCTACCGTAGTTTTCTTTAATGCTGTCTTAGAACTTGGAATCACTGGTAATGAAAAAGAAGCACATAAAAATGCTTTAATAGGATTTGACACGGCAGCCAAAGAGTTAGGAAATACCCGAAATGTATGTCGAAAATACTACGTACATCCGCACGTTGTAAATTCATATATGAACGGCTCTATTGCAACGTATTTCGACAAGCACGATCAGCTTACGCAAACCGAACCTAATTTTACAGTTACCGAAACCATTATCTTAGAAATGCTATCTTCCTATACCCCGGAATTTTTAAAGTAA
- a CDS encoding DUF2254 domain-containing protein encodes MIKLYKYLEKYTKHVIKSIAFFPVLISLSFLIISFLLFYLEDITFIKEIKEEAPYLFIQNIDTARTALSIIIGGILSLTVFSFSMVMVVLGQASANFSPRLLPGLISDKKHQVILGFYIGTLLFSITTLLFIGADTAEKFNHGISVTLSTVLCFICVGLFAYFIHTISRNIQIDSITESIYKKSLFNFKKKLSEEHNYLATSANVNTKNWIPITSDKTSYFRGFSTGFLSKEIKDKATSIEVQPYIGQHVWTGNVILKVKDPLSEKERELLKAGLLYSDDRLEGDNVLSGLIKLSEVAVKALSPGINDPGTAIDAIAKITRILEHSLAIALQKIYKVKNGNLIVIQNHIATDEIMRLVIQPIRHYGKEDVLVTHTLVASLFSITRNANIRKEEKQSIRIELQNIKDSIKKHVESKSDQDRILSLFEDSKN; translated from the coding sequence ATGATAAAACTCTATAAATATCTGGAGAAGTATACGAAACATGTTATAAAGAGTATTGCTTTCTTTCCAGTGTTAATCAGCCTTAGTTTCCTTATAATTAGCTTTTTACTTTTTTATCTTGAGGATATAACTTTTATTAAAGAAATTAAAGAAGAAGCTCCCTATTTATTTATACAAAATATAGATACGGCAAGAACTGCGTTATCTATTATCATCGGTGGAATATTATCCCTTACCGTCTTTAGTTTCTCTATGGTAATGGTAGTATTAGGCCAGGCATCTGCTAATTTTTCACCCAGATTACTTCCAGGACTTATTTCAGATAAAAAGCACCAGGTCATTTTAGGGTTCTACATAGGCACTTTACTATTTAGCATTACTACTTTACTGTTTATAGGAGCAGATACGGCAGAAAAATTTAACCATGGAATTTCTGTTACCCTGAGTACGGTGCTTTGCTTTATATGCGTTGGCCTTTTTGCTTATTTTATACATACCATTTCCCGAAATATTCAAATTGATAGTATTACAGAATCTATTTATAAAAAAAGCCTCTTTAACTTTAAAAAAAAGCTATCAGAAGAGCATAATTACCTGGCAACCTCTGCAAATGTAAATACAAAAAACTGGATACCTATTACCAGTGATAAAACTTCATATTTCAGGGGGTTCTCAACTGGATTTTTAAGTAAAGAAATTAAGGATAAAGCTACCTCTATTGAAGTACAACCTTATATCGGTCAACACGTATGGACCGGAAATGTCATTCTTAAAGTAAAAGACCCGCTTTCTGAAAAGGAAAGAGAGTTATTGAAAGCAGGACTCTTATATTCTGATGACCGCTTAGAAGGTGATAATGTATTGAGTGGTCTGATTAAATTGAGTGAGGTGGCGGTTAAAGCCTTATCCCCCGGAATTAACGACCCCGGTACCGCCATTGATGCCATTGCAAAAATAACCAGGATCCTCGAACATTCTCTGGCCATTGCTTTACAGAAAATTTATAAAGTTAAAAATGGAAATTTAATCGTAATTCAGAATCATATCGCTACCGATGAAATTATGCGCCTGGTCATTCAACCCATTCGCCATTACGGCAAAGAAGATGTATTGGTCACGCACACCCTGGTTGCTTCCCTTTTTAGTATTACCCGTAATGCCAATATCCGAAAAGAAGAAAAACAAAGTATCCGGATCGAATTACAAAATATTAAAGATTCCATAAAAAAACACGTAGAAAGCAAGTCAGATCAGGATCGAATCCTATCTTTATTTGAAGATTCAAAAAATTAA
- a CDS encoding DUF2652 domain-containing protein, with translation MDVAKPTLICIPDISGFTQFMSDTDIELSARVIPSLLNKVIYANTIGLKVSEIEGDAILFYKTGELPTFETLVNQCRKFYTDFYQQLAVLKKNYEHKTDDIFPDLLGLKIILHYGNEVSAVPIGKNIKLMGEDVIIAHRLLKNKIKIDEYILLSEDLLAQYKEEEIQSNFEWARLLTKDTAYEHIGSVSYRYINLEPLIEN, from the coding sequence ATGGATGTAGCAAAACCAACGCTTATATGTATTCCTGATATTAGCGGGTTTACCCAATTTATGAGCGATACGGATATTGAGCTAAGTGCCAGGGTAATCCCTTCTTTACTTAATAAAGTTATTTATGCGAATACCATTGGCTTAAAAGTTTCGGAGATTGAAGGAGATGCTATTCTATTTTATAAAACGGGAGAATTACCCACCTTTGAAACTTTAGTCAATCAATGTCGTAAATTTTACACGGATTTTTACCAGCAATTGGCAGTGCTTAAAAAGAATTACGAACATAAAACCGATGATATCTTTCCGGACCTATTAGGTTTAAAAATCATTTTACATTACGGGAATGAGGTAAGTGCCGTACCTATTGGAAAAAATATAAAATTGATGGGGGAAGATGTTATTATTGCACATCGTTTATTAAAAAATAAAATTAAGATTGACGAATACATCCTTTTATCCGAAGACCTTCTGGCTCAATATAAAGAGGAAGAAATACAGAGCAACTTTGAATGGGCTCGTTTATTGACGAAGGATACTGCTTATGAACATATCGGATCCGTTAGTTACCGGTATATCAACCTAGAACCTTTAATAGAAAATTAA
- a CDS encoding Dps family protein has translation MNYLNLNEEQISSVTLELNILLADYNLYYQKLRGYHWNILGKSFFDLHEKFEEMYDDAKLKVDEIAERVLTLGQHPVSQFSAYLEMSNLKEKSPLVSDKEMVEDLITDHGKILNQMRTVIEKADAAGDEGTIDLIGAYIRELEKFSWMLNAWYKNTNDTLKTSSMEQAKSY, from the coding sequence ATGAATTATTTAAACCTAAACGAAGAACAAATATCAAGTGTTACCTTAGAACTAAATATCCTTCTTGCCGATTATAATTTATATTATCAAAAATTACGTGGTTATCATTGGAATATTTTGGGAAAAAGCTTTTTTGATCTTCATGAAAAGTTTGAAGAAATGTATGATGATGCCAAGTTAAAGGTTGATGAAATCGCAGAACGGGTACTTACTTTAGGACAACATCCGGTAAGTCAGTTCAGTGCCTACCTGGAAATGTCAAATTTAAAAGAAAAATCTCCTTTAGTTTCAGATAAAGAAATGGTTGAGGACTTAATTACCGATCATGGTAAAATACTGAACCAGATGCGTACAGTCATTGAAAAAGCAGATGCTGCCGGTGATGAAGGTACTATAGATTTGATTGGAGCTTATATTCGAGAATTAGAGAAGTTCAGCTGGATGCTTAATGCCTGGTATAAAAATACAAATGATACTTTAAAAACTTCTTCTATGGAGCAAGCTAAATCTTATTAA
- a CDS encoding DUF6327 family protein: protein MVRIYTSFKDIDQDLKTLNLQRQIALEELKYTKHDLQESVMPPQWVNTVLGFVKKYGILYIIKRIFK, encoded by the coding sequence ATGGTAAGAATTTACACTAGCTTTAAGGATATCGATCAAGACTTAAAAACCCTTAATTTGCAAAGACAGATAGCACTCGAAGAATTAAAGTATACCAAGCATGACTTGCAAGAAAGCGTTATGCCCCCTCAATGGGTAAATACCGTATTAGGATTTGTAAAGAAATACGGTATTCTATACATTATAAAACGAATTTTTAAATAA
- a CDS encoding YtxH domain-containing protein — protein sequence MSDSGSTFLGLLAGTAIGAALGILYAPDKGINTRRRLNEEALLRKDQLANEAAHLRDQLATTVASKKQTLDARVDSIVQDASYKADELITTLERKLSDLKAKNRKLQKNNTGVTEI from the coding sequence ATGAGTGATAGCGGAAGTACCTTTTTAGGATTGCTAGCCGGTACGGCAATAGGCGCAGCTTTAGGAATTTTATATGCTCCGGATAAAGGAATTAATACCAGAAGACGTTTAAATGAAGAAGCTTTATTACGTAAGGATCAACTGGCAAATGAGGCTGCTCATTTAAGAGATCAATTGGCAACCACGGTAGCTTCAAAAAAACAAACCTTAGATGCCAGGGTTGATTCGATCGTACAAGATGCTAGTTATAAGGCAGATGAACTTATCACTACGCTAGAAAGAAAACTTAGTGATTTAAAGGCAAAAAACCGAAAATTACAGAAGAATAACACTGGAGTTACTGAAATCTAA